One Oscillospiraceae bacterium genomic region harbors:
- a CDS encoding [FeFe] hydrogenase, group A: MVNAHINKTETKNINLIIDKRPVSVPEGTTILDAAKKCGINIPTLCYLRDINEIGACRVCLVEIEGGEKLVTACNTMIEEGMVVYTNSKRVRSARRTNIRLILSQHDANCPNCTRNGNCTLQSLCRDMNITDRIYEKKLAENDAPGSFPLIKEAAKCIKCMRCINVCDKIQSVNAWELRGTGARAAIGAAGGKTISESGCTLCGQCITHCPVAALKERSDEERVIAALGDPDLITVIQIAPAVRAAWAESMKLTAEKANVGRLVSLTRALGFNYVFDTDFSADLTVMEETSELIERLKSGKKYKYPLFTSCCPAWVTFAKERFPDAAENLSSTKSPQQMFGAAVKGYFAGLIGENPSKIFSVSVMPCLAKKKEAADSPNAFENGRDVDAVITTRELARMITSANHDVEAAEEENFDSPLGLASGAGVIFGTTGGVSEAVLRTAYYFITGKNPSPDCFSNVRENDNGMRKYTIDIAGAKVSLGIASGLRNARRLIEMIESGEEHFDIVEIMACPGGCSGGGGQPIHDGFELAAQRAEILKTLDCSSEIRFAHENPSIKRIYDEYYGAPLSEKAHAELHTK; encoded by the coding sequence ATGGTAAACGCACATATAAATAAAACAGAAACAAAGAACATAAATCTTATAATAGATAAGCGGCCGGTCAGCGTCCCGGAGGGGACGACAATTCTCGACGCGGCAAAAAAGTGCGGCATTAATATCCCTACGCTTTGTTATCTGCGTGATATTAATGAAATCGGCGCCTGCCGCGTCTGCCTTGTAGAAATTGAGGGCGGCGAGAAGCTTGTTACCGCGTGCAATACAATGATCGAAGAGGGTATGGTTGTATATACCAATTCAAAGCGTGTCCGCAGCGCGCGCCGAACAAATATTCGTCTGATCCTGTCTCAGCATGACGCCAACTGCCCAAACTGCACAAGAAACGGCAACTGCACGCTTCAGTCCCTTTGCCGTGATATGAATATCACAGACAGAATATATGAGAAAAAGCTGGCGGAAAACGATGCTCCCGGTTCGTTTCCGCTTATAAAAGAAGCGGCGAAGTGCATTAAATGCATGAGATGCATAAATGTCTGTGATAAAATCCAGTCTGTAAACGCATGGGAGCTCAGAGGAACGGGAGCGCGTGCCGCAATCGGAGCGGCCGGCGGCAAAACGATATCTGAAAGCGGCTGTACTCTCTGCGGCCAGTGTATAACGCATTGTCCTGTCGCCGCTTTGAAGGAGAGGAGCGATGAGGAACGGGTGATCGCCGCGCTCGGCGATCCAGATTTGATAACTGTTATACAGATCGCTCCGGCTGTGCGTGCAGCATGGGCTGAATCGATGAAGCTCACTGCGGAAAAGGCGAACGTAGGCAGGCTTGTATCGCTTACCCGCGCTCTGGGCTTTAATTACGTGTTCGATACTGATTTTTCCGCTGACCTGACAGTAATGGAAGAAACAAGCGAGCTTATTGAAAGATTGAAAAGCGGTAAAAAATATAAATATCCCCTGTTCACCTCATGTTGTCCGGCATGGGTGACATTCGCAAAGGAACGTTTTCCGGATGCGGCGGAAAACCTCTCAAGTACAAAGTCGCCTCAGCAGATGTTCGGCGCAGCGGTTAAGGGCTATTTTGCCGGGTTGATAGGAGAGAATCCATCTAAAATTTTTTCTGTTTCCGTCATGCCTTGTCTGGCGAAAAAGAAGGAAGCCGCGGACAGCCCCAACGCGTTTGAAAACGGACGGGATGTTGACGCGGTGATCACCACGCGTGAGCTGGCACGCATGATCACATCCGCAAACCATGATGTCGAAGCCGCTGAAGAAGAGAATTTCGATTCTCCGCTGGGCTTGGCTTCAGGCGCGGGAGTAATTTTCGGCACGACCGGCGGCGTTTCGGAGGCGGTGCTGAGAACCGCTTATTACTTCATCACCGGTAAAAATCCCTCTCCCGACTGTTTCTCCAATGTCAGGGAGAATGACAATGGTATGAGAAAATACACAATCGATATCGCCGGCGCAAAGGTTTCGCTCGGGATCGCGAGCGGATTACGAAATGCGCGCAGGTTAATCGAAATGATAGAATCCGGAGAAGAACATTTTGACATAGTCGAGATCATGGCTTGCCCCGGAGGATGTTCAGGCGGAGGCGGACAGCCGATTCACGACGGATTTGAACTTGCCGCCCAACGCGCCGAAATACTAAAAACGCTTGATTGTTCGTCCGAGATAAGATTTGCGCATGAAAATCCTTCAATAAAACGAATATATGACGAATATTACGGAGCGCCCTTATCCGAAAAAGCTCATGCGGA